Proteins co-encoded in one Dasypus novemcinctus isolate mDasNov1 chromosome 6, mDasNov1.1.hap2, whole genome shotgun sequence genomic window:
- the LOC131278898 gene encoding anthrax toxin receptor 1-like, with amino-acid sequence MRERNLVSSSYMNVGLEKANMMMRKSSSQGRKVTRVVYALTAAKIPEGADWLAAEEARKARKMGAIVFAIGANEFEQKQLEGIAHSKDHVFGVPDLNSLSSIISQVIEKSCIKIKSLEPTSVCMGGKG; translated from the exons ATGCGTGAGCGTAATCTGGTGTCATCTTCCTACATGAATGTAGGACTAGAGAAG GCAAATATGATGATGAGAAAATCCAGCTCTCAAG GTAGGAAGGTCACCAGAGTGGTCTATGCTCTGACGGCTGCAAAAATACCTGAAGGGGCAGACTGGCTGGCTGCAGAGGAA GCTCGAAAGGCTCGGAAGATGGGAGCGATCGTTTTTGCCATTGGTGCAAACGAGTTTGAGCAAAAACAG CTGGAAGGAATTGCACATTCCAAGGACCATGTGTTTGGGGTCCCTGATCTGAACTCCCTGTCAAGCATCATTTCCCAG gtaattgagaagagctgTATCAAAATTAAATCTCTGGAGCCTACCAGTGTCTGCATGGGAGGTAAGGGCTGA